The Carassius gibelio isolate Cgi1373 ecotype wild population from Czech Republic chromosome B19, carGib1.2-hapl.c, whole genome shotgun sequence genomic interval TTCCACCGTGCCACCCCTGTCATGCCCTGGGCCTGGAACAATTCAGTGGAGACATGAGTCCCTGTGATCCATTGGGCCTGGTGAAAGTGGTACCCTTCTTGCTGTGATGTACCTCTGACAGGAATCCAGATGGGGACTTTGGCGCCTTCACCGGGTACATGATTAAGTTGAAGTGTTCCACCATACCGGTACATTATGCCCTCTGAGAGTTCAGGGTCACTGAGGCAACCACGGAGAATGTGCACTCTCTGTATGCGCCACGTCTTCAGCATGGATGATTTGAAGAGTGGAACATTGTTGGGGTCCATGGCCAGGTGAAAATGCTTTAGGACTTTCTCCACTCTGTCTAGCAGCTCTGTGGGTTGTGGTACTTTGGTCCTGCAGTGCTCCCGTATGTGCTGTTTGGTGGGATTGGCTGGATGGATACCGCAGAAACGATAGGCATCCTGGAGCCTCCCTAGGTCCTCCTGATCCACCACAGAGAAGGCTGCAGAGAGGAGCTGGCAGAAAGTGCTAAACAGAGGGTGATGCTCAGAGGTGCTCTCCCGTGAAAAACGCCTCAGGCAGTGGAACAAGTCCAGCTTCACCACAATGTTATTATTGAAATATGACCGTGAGGCACAGGTGTTCTCCAGCGGTCCAGAGGTGGCCCCAGCAACAATGGAAGGGGTAGTCTTCCAGGCATCCCAGTTTAGATGTTCAGCAGGGATGCAGTCTGGGATCTTAAATGGAGCACAGCAATCCCTAAATGCAAGGCACAAAGATGAAGAACAATgaaatttatttgaatgtttttgtttatttttaaaagaaactgaTTTTTCATAAAGCAAAGAATGCAAAAAGCTACCATTGGTGTAAAGtttatgcataatatataaaaagcttTTATTCAATCATGGCTTAAGTatttatctaaaaacaaaaaactacacaCTAACGTGTTATGGCCAGTGAGCCTTCATCAGGGTGGGAACAACAAAAACACTCAAGAGTCCTTTCATACAATTATCAATTATTGATGTGACAGTCACCTGATTATGTAATATGGACTGATGACAAGAGagcaaatttaaataattaatatacagGTGATGTCACATCAAAATATATTGCATTGTTTAATTACAATTTGATGACATGTTttctataataattatttacattttctctcttgtgattattaattgtttttttataccaatttttttttttattagacatgACATTGGTGTTCTGCATGGCAGTGATGAAAGAAGATGGCTGTCCGCACCTGTCCATCCAGTGGAAGCCTGCCTTTTCCACTCCAGCATCGTTGTACAGACTGAACCATCACCCAGGAAACAATCAGCCAGTTCTCATTCATTATTGCATAACTTGACATGACCCCAGATGCCAGCGTTACTTTTCTTGCAACTTTCCTGGTGTGGTCAGACCTGAAGACCCTCCCAAATGTGCCCTGGAGGAGTTTGGACATGGCTGGCTCTTGACGTTTGTACTCATCTAGAAGGCAGTCAGTCAGGTAGAAGCTGGACACGGAGACTCCATACCAGCCATCTTGATCATCATATGACCCGAATGCACGTGGAGTGCTTTCCTTCCTCAAGAACTGCCCAATGGTCCTCTGTCCATATGTGCCAGCCTCAGCATCCCTGATGCTTTCTATGGCATGCAGGTATGCCAGATGTGCTCGCTCGTACTTGAGGTGCAGTAGCTCATTCACCTGGTTTGCCATATCGGTTGGTGACTTGCCAGTGCGCCTCAGCTCATCCATCACAGATTTGCAGATGGCCTTCTTGTACGTCAGGAATGCAGGCAGAATGTTGGTAAACCGCTTGGGCAGCTTCTCAAGCCATCGTGGATTGTCAGCAAACCAGTACTTCTGACAGGCCTTGCAACAGAGTCGTGAGGACAAGATGTAATACTGACCACTGGTGCCAACAATCACCCGAGGCCTACCCACTCCTGCAGAGACCACCTGTGGATGAGGACATCCATGCAGACATGGCAGGATGTAAGTGTTTCTCAACCTGACCATAATGTGAGCCTCCGGCTTCCAGATGAAAAATGGGTGTAGCTGGAAGAAGTTAGGGGATGGGAGTTCAGACGCCATATCAACAAGCTCAGGTTGTGGAGGAAGACGCCATAGTGAAATTGAGTTCCCTGGGTTACGCACTGGACGAGACCCAGGCCACAGCCCGAGATCCTGAAGCTCCATCCTCATCCACAGCTTCTGGTGTTGAGAACAGCTCCAGCTGCTCATGTCATGGTCATGCACAGGCAGGAGAACAGTAACAGGTGGCTGAGCTGAAGGAACtaggatttaaaaagaaaaatgtataggCAAAAATAATGTAATGCCCAGATTATTCTTATAGATTGCATAGTTAATAtggaaataatgtaaataaattacatgatTAAAGCAGAGTTAAGACAACATCATAGTTATAGTTCACAAAATAGAGGGGTTGTCTACATGCTGTTCATTCTTACCATTTTCACTACGGTCCTCAAATGCAAGCACTTTGCTTGCAGAGGTGACAGCAGCACTTTTGCAGAGTTCTGAAACAAAGTGCAGCCTATGTTTTGCATTTGTACAAACTACTAGCATCATGATATGATGGCAAATCTAGGATGTTTGTGAAAATGATCCTGACCTAAATCTGCTACGCACTGAGCAGATGTGCAACTGAGCATCAGCCCTACCCTAAAATGGAAACATACCTGGCGTTGACTTATGCCTTACACCCGTTTTCTCCTTTACTAGGAACGTCAGTTCTGCTGGAAGGGGCACAGGTGTCTTCCTCTTTATGCTTGGAGAGGTTGGAGCTACAAGAACACAAATAGaccaattattatatttatgtaacaacacaaaaaaacagaatttggtaacatGACCTTGATTGGTGTTTTTACCATCAACTGGTGATGCCTGCAATTCAGCACTTGTATAAGGAGTTGGGTTGGACAGTGATGGAACTATAAGAGACAAAATCATCAGTCACTTCAAAATTCGCAATATATGTTAGTAGTATAGTAGTAGTACAGTAGGAATTCAAACAGCCATATGTCTCTTTCTCCTGCTTATCATAATTTCACAAATGTTTATGGTACAATTATATACTGTGTAACAAACTTATGTACCTGTAATATAAATGTATGCCATTATTGACATTGCCATATTATTTTTCTCTACCTATCCCTCAATATATGTTATGTATATGAATTAATCTAATGTTAAGAGGGATTCACTCTGTAATGTGCCTTGACACCATCTTaattgttaataaattatttaaaatgtaattgaattcaTGCAGATATACCATTCTAAACACTACTCACTAGTCTAAGCAGGAGGAGCAATATGACAATGAACAAGCATGCATTCAAGTGTTAGTACCTTAAAACAACATGAATGCAGAAGAAAAATGCACACTTACCATCATCGTGGTTGGAATTCATAGTCCTTAGGACAGTTAGTATAATGCCAGCATACAACCATATTGTTGGAGGAACATGGCCGGAGCATGGCCAGAACGCAAACAACATAACAGTTTAAGTCGAGTTTCAGTTTTGGAGGGCAATTCATCTTACTCCAGTCCTGAAACCTCTTATTTAAAAACCTGTCTTTGCTCCTGGTGACACTCTGGGTATGGCAGCTGCTGCTACTGCTGCTGGCACAGCAACTggttacacacaaacacagagatatGAATTGAGAGacaggtaaataaaaacaaaagttagaCCATAGGTCATCATCAATACTGACATTTGGTTTGTGTAATAACAGTATACTTACAGCTCTGCACTTGTAGCTTAGAGGGTGAGATGCTCAACATCGCTCTCTCCAGCTCTTCATCATCATCCATCACTGTTGCACAGACAATCGTTTATTTGCCcaattttttatgaattaaaagcaTGAAAGACTATTACTGgtcatacataaatgtaaatttttatgtaaaaaacaaaaaaaagattataaatctTAATAGAATAACCAACCAATAGGTTTTGCTGGGGCCCTTGGGGTATGTTTAGCAGGTATGGAAGCAGTGGCAGATTGCTGCTTCTTCCGCAGGTATTGCTGCAGCTTGTACATGCGTGTCACTTGGACACAGCTCTTCTTCATGATGAAGTCTGCGTAGCCATCAGCTCTGCTATCCCAAATCTCCTTCCAGGTGCTCTTGGCCCGGGAACCAAAGCCAACCAGCTGGTTATCTTCTGATGAGGCTGCCACAACACCCACTCCACTGGCCTCATAGGTGAGAAGAGACTGGATCTCTTCAAAACTTAGGGCATAATTAACAAATGACAGTAGACTGTCCTTGCCATGCCCCTCAGCCACAGGGATGCCGGATGCCTCCTCCTTCTGAAGGTTCTTGATGAGATACATAGTGTACCCTACATCATTCTCTAAAAGCCATCTAAAAGACTTCCCTTTATACTTTCCAAATTGCAGTATGTATTCTCCCAGGACCTCCTTCCTGTCAGAGGCATCCCCTCCTCTCTGAATGACCAAAGACCGAGCATTCTGCCGCACAAGGTCCTCTCTCATGGGCGCAGACTTGTCCTGCAGAGTGGGGTCATCCTTAATACGTCTGGCTTCTTTAGATGGCTCCTGGAGGAGAAACCCGAGTGGTCCCTTGCGGAACACAACACAGATTCTCCCTGGGAAGAACAGCACTTTCTTCTGCATCTTGATCtaccatgaaataaaaaagtagaaTTTTAGGCTTCATTTAATAAGATACTTATACTTTTCAGTACCTAAAAATATCACTACTGGtttcattacatttaattgtCTGAACAAATCTGAGGTGAAGAGTGAGTGGGGCAGGAACAGTGTTCTATAGATCTCTGAagaccagtgttgggcagtaactaaGTTactgttacattacttttttccagtaactagtagtgtaactaCTTActaataatgttttgtaataGTTACCATCCATAAAACAGCTTAGTTACTTTTGATGCCTCAATGCCGTTGATTTAAAATCCAACAATCAAATAATTCctatctttattttcataattttcatgacTCACACATGCATGTAATGTCCCCAGTGCAGCAGGTGAGCTTGGAGTATGGAAaagtttacatttagcagatatatatatatatattgcattaaaattattttgtaaggAAAAAATATGTGGCTTTATTTTACTCTGGCATTACATCCCACCAACATCCCTCTGATCAGCATGTGGAGCGttatattactataattaaaaatCTTTTGGAAAAATAAACAGTTTCTTATAAACTTATGTGATTTGATAAA includes:
- the LOC127979570 gene encoding uncharacterized protein LOC127979570 — its product is MQKKVLFFPGRICVVFRKGPLGFLLQEPSKEARRIKDDPTLQDKSAPMREDLVRQNARSLVIQRGGDASDRKEVLGEYILQFGKYKGKSFRWLLENDVGYTMYLIKNLQKEEASGIPVAEGHGKDSLLSFVNYALSFEEIQSLLTYEASGVGVVAASSEDNQLVGFGSRAKSTWKEIWDSRADGYADFIMKKSCVQVTRMYKLQQYLRKKQQSATASIPAKHTPRAPAKPIVMDDDEELERAMLSISPSKLQVQSFAVPAAVAAAAIPRVSPGAKTVPSLSNPTPYTSAELQASPVDAPTSPSIKRKTPVPLPAELTFLVKEKTGVRHKSTPVPSAQPPVTVLLPVHDHDMSSWSCSQHQKLWMRMELQDLGLWPGSRPVRNPGNSISLWRLPPQPELVDMASELPSPNFFQLHPFFIWKPEAHIMVRLRNTYILPCLHGCPHPQVVSAGVGRPRVIVGTSGQYYILSSRLCCKACQKYWFADNPRWLEKLPKRFTNILPAFLTYKKAICKSVMDELRRTGKSPTDMANQVNELLHLKYERAHLAYLHAIESIRDAEAGTYGQRTIGQFLRKESTPRAFGSYDDQDGWYGVSVSSFYLTDCLLDEYKRQEPAMSKLLQGTFGRVFSLYNDAGVEKAGFHWMDRDCCAPFKIPDCIPAEHLNWDAWKTTPSIVAGATSGPLENTCASRSYFNNNIVVKLDLFHCLRRFSRESTSEHHPLFSTFCQLLSAAFSVVDQEDLGRLQDAYRFCGIHPANPTKQHIREHCRTKVPQPTELLDRVEKVLKHFHLAMDPNNVPLFKSSMLKTWRIQRVHILRGCLSDPELSEGIMYRYGGTLQLNHVPGEGAKVPIWIPVRGTSQQEGYHFHQAQWITGTHVSTELFQAQGMTGVARWNHQRMLDLKQPGVILPAVFDPALMVELNSTSKKVTGEEKYPTLHLSDRDTGERFGLEYTEPGCRPVPLDWDKHRTQKRGEPAALLPLPPVQTPTPTQVQAQPPDTAPSSSRTQLSDTASPGPASSISHLLSAGEPPAVMEISHAEPAAIHMVQMLSQGSMGPPVKRETLNTPPIPLQSSPRSARTGPIKTGGRVFVLDHKRWTSPMKEAIDSLLDKYHGQKDMLKLVDQDYAAMVHRSATDPNSLLHPTTKYHIAQYMKNLAKQLNTSSSMNTSQEKLLETQKLWQSLTEESETVHVPVVELPPAIVNPAVPVSQPASEKQVSKENVQKIVQEILLHQQEQQQQQQQQKPRQTKKCLACGQPKSRYQSDGSSVHHFYQQGPVRYHYCSTKVFKAYAAEGLTNPRMAFEEFAQTDFFQRELHLTKQRVEEKAEKKRKLSDPQPQGRMCRFCRTELRQGPNSKHIHTGFPGVAGKYIYCPAKVLALYKDRGMTQEMTWKEFQASSFYGMEKERWAAERNK